The following proteins are co-located in the Halococcus saccharolyticus DSM 5350 genome:
- a CDS encoding helix-turn-helix domain-containing protein yields MIDLTLDVEQYDCPYIATTDDHDVAFSTLNWEFDRTVERLETRMVVDGGDRATLDRGLATLREHDQIHEYELVAKRDGVARIRSTIPTTNAMGVIRDHDGYVTGPFHIESGSERWQVGFDGEGAAEAALSALEADNEFAVEAREEIGLPEMGGYVQSVGAAMTLVDGCRDLSETERQTLEAAVDGGYFDRPRSADLGALADEFDVSKPAVSNTLRRGQERVLSRVVDALNDLDERPESPN; encoded by the coding sequence ATGATCGATCTCACTCTCGATGTCGAGCAGTACGACTGTCCGTATATCGCCACGACCGACGATCACGACGTGGCGTTCTCGACGCTCAACTGGGAGTTCGACCGCACAGTGGAACGGCTCGAAACCAGGATGGTGGTCGACGGTGGCGACCGCGCAACCCTCGATCGCGGCCTCGCGACGCTCCGCGAACACGACCAGATCCACGAGTACGAGCTGGTGGCCAAACGCGACGGTGTCGCCCGGATCCGCTCGACGATCCCGACCACGAACGCGATGGGCGTGATCCGCGATCACGACGGCTACGTCACCGGACCGTTCCACATCGAATCGGGGAGCGAGCGCTGGCAGGTGGGGTTCGACGGCGAGGGGGCTGCCGAGGCCGCGTTGTCGGCGCTGGAAGCCGACAACGAGTTCGCGGTCGAGGCGCGCGAGGAGATCGGCCTCCCCGAGATGGGCGGCTACGTCCAGTCGGTGGGTGCGGCGATGACGCTCGTGGACGGCTGCCGTGACCTCTCCGAAACCGAGCGCCAGACCCTCGAAGCCGCCGTCGACGGTGGCTACTTCGACCGCCCGCGCAGCGCCGATCTCGGGGCGCTCGCCGACGAGTTCGACGTCTCGAAGCCCGCGGTCTCGAACACCCTCCGGCGCGGCCAGGAACGCGTGCTCTCGCGGGTGGTCGACGCGCTAAACGACCTCGACGAACGACCGGAATCGCCAAACTGA
- a CDS encoding ABC transporter ATP-binding protein C-terminal domain-containing protein: MLRTRGLTKQFGGLIAVDDVDFALGDELCSLIGPNGAGKTTFCDLLTGALEPTAGTIELAGDLDVLLLDEPNAGVSSESVDEIIALIDDVADDHAVLLVEHNMDVVMNVSDRVVVLHQGTIIADGDLETVRNDPAVQEAYLGGDEPDADNTGETNATDTEGSAA, translated from the coding sequence ATGTTGAGGACACGAGGACTCACGAAGCAGTTCGGGGGGCTAATCGCGGTCGATGACGTCGATTTCGCGCTCGGCGACGAACTCTGCTCGCTGATCGGGCCGAACGGCGCGGGCAAGACCACGTTCTGCGATCTGCTGACCGGCGCGCTCGAACCTACCGCCGGAACGATCGAGCTCGCGGGCGATCTCGACGTCCTCCTGCTCGACGAACCTAACGCAGGCGTGTCGAGCGAGAGCGTCGACGAGATCATCGCGCTGATCGACGACGTGGCCGACGATCACGCCGTACTGTTGGTCGAGCACAACATGGACGTCGTGATGAACGTCTCCGATCGGGTGGTCGTCCTCCATCAAGGGACGATCATCGCCGACGGCGATCTCGAGACCGTCAGGAACGATCCCGCCGTCCAGGAGGCGTATCTCGGTGGGGACGAGCCAGATGCGGACAACACGGGCGAGACAAACGCAACCGACACGGAGGGAAGCGCGGCGTGA
- a CDS encoding carbonic anhydrase, producing the protein MNQTVVDLLERNADHAEEFESRFDDVQDSQHPAVVTVCCSDSRVLQDHMWENDEPGHVFTCANIGNRVCQRTDADEVVSGDVLYPIAHTGTETAVVVGHTGCGAVTAAYDAITGDAAGEPAGIEHAIGLLTPHLEAGVEALPADVSRTEAINQLVEYNVDRQVAALLESEAVPDSVDVVGVVYDFQDVYAERRGEVHVVNVDGETEVDALRDIHSEIAARIERRWEY; encoded by the coding sequence ATGAACCAGACGGTTGTCGACCTACTAGAGCGAAACGCCGATCACGCCGAGGAATTCGAATCGCGATTCGACGACGTACAGGACTCACAGCACCCAGCAGTCGTCACGGTCTGCTGTTCCGATTCGCGCGTTCTCCAGGATCACATGTGGGAGAACGACGAGCCCGGACACGTCTTCACCTGTGCCAACATCGGGAATCGAGTATGCCAGCGGACCGACGCCGACGAGGTCGTCTCGGGAGATGTCCTGTACCCGATCGCCCACACCGGCACCGAGACCGCCGTCGTGGTCGGCCATACCGGCTGTGGAGCCGTCACCGCGGCGTACGACGCCATCACCGGCGACGCAGCCGGCGAGCCCGCTGGGATCGAACACGCTATCGGACTGCTGACACCACACCTCGAAGCGGGCGTCGAGGCGCTCCCCGCGGACGTGAGTCGCACCGAGGCCATCAACCAGCTCGTCGAGTACAACGTCGACCGCCAAGTAGCGGCGCTCCTCGAGAGCGAAGCGGTCCCCGACAGCGTCGATGTCGTCGGCGTCGTCTACGATTTTCAGGACGTCTACGCCGAGCGTCGGGGCGAGGTCCACGTCGTCAACGTCGACGGCGAGACCGAGGTCGACGCGCTGCGCGACATCCATTCCGAGATCGCCGCACGGATCGAGCGGCGGTGGGAGTACTGA
- a CDS encoding alpha/beta hydrolase, whose translation MALQTHDVAARDGLSLNLWERSSDTNDGEAVLFVHGSITCARALFAPPVTGDDSYSWLAAPGERGRTSFALDIRGYGDSDRPAELCEPPEENGPPVRADLAANDAADALGYVRERFDTVHLVGVSWGTNICGRLVERDDPAVASLVQCAPVYRTPYDVEDGLAALGLDPDLDAYYYQDRATVESRQGEDTDALFEAIWRTQIESNQGVDENRYIAQTGALADFADCCADDPPYDAVNIDVPTLVVRGSDDEISWRADATALYDELGTPDAEYLELAGADHYAMHSERRRALYDAVNRFHDRT comes from the coding sequence ATGGCGCTTCAGACTCACGACGTGGCGGCGCGCGACGGTCTCTCGCTCAATCTCTGGGAACGGTCCTCCGACACGAACGACGGCGAGGCCGTGCTCTTCGTCCACGGTAGCATTACCTGCGCCCGGGCGCTGTTCGCCCCGCCGGTCACGGGCGACGACTCGTACTCGTGGCTCGCCGCCCCTGGAGAACGGGGTCGCACGTCGTTCGCGCTCGACATCCGGGGGTACGGCGACAGCGACCGCCCTGCAGAACTGTGCGAACCACCCGAGGAAAACGGCCCGCCGGTTCGTGCGGACCTCGCCGCGAACGACGCTGCCGACGCGCTCGGGTACGTTCGCGAGCGGTTCGACACTGTGCACCTCGTCGGCGTCTCGTGGGGGACAAATATCTGCGGACGGCTGGTCGAGCGTGATGATCCCGCTGTGGCTTCCTTGGTCCAGTGCGCGCCGGTCTACCGGACGCCGTACGACGTCGAAGACGGCCTCGCGGCGCTCGGGCTCGACCCCGACCTCGACGCGTACTACTACCAGGACCGCGCAACCGTCGAGAGCCGGCAAGGTGAGGACACGGACGCGCTGTTCGAGGCGATCTGGCGAACGCAGATCGAGTCGAACCAGGGTGTCGACGAGAACCGGTACATCGCTCAGACGGGCGCGCTCGCGGACTTCGCCGACTGCTGTGCCGACGATCCGCCGTACGACGCGGTGAACATCGACGTCCCGACGCTCGTCGTTCGCGGCTCCGACGACGAAATCTCGTGGCGCGCGGACGCGACCGCACTGTACGACGAACTCGGCACTCCCGATGCAGAGTACCTCGAACTCGCGGGCGCGGACCACTACGCCATGCACAGCGAGCGTCGCCGCGCGCTCTACGACGCCGTGAACCGCTTCCACGACCGGACGTGA